From the genome of Deltaproteobacteria bacterium, one region includes:
- a CDS encoding PDZ domain-containing protein, whose product MAARPRLGRVNDVPGAPRPSAPPPRPADPELLDAYSEAVIGVVERVGPAVASVSVAARREGGPGAGSGSGVLFTPDGYLLTNAHVVRGAKRVGVSLTDGSTLEASVVGADEPADLAVIAVDGGRLPYAELGSSAALRVGQLVVAIGNPLGFSSTVSAGVVSALGRTMRATSGRLMEGIIQSDVALNPGNSGGPLVDSRGRVVGINTAMILGAQGLSFSVPIDTAKWVLGQLMTVGRVRRGHLGIAGQNRPLARSAARRLGLAQDAGVEVMGVERGGPAAEAGVVAGDVIVAADGEPVRSVDDLHRLLGRWPLAGALTLRILRDGALATIEARPREARG is encoded by the coding sequence ATGGCTGCCCGGCCCCGCCTGGGTCGCGTGAACGACGTGCCGGGCGCTCCGCGACCGTCGGCGCCGCCACCCCGGCCCGCCGACCCGGAGTTGCTCGACGCCTATTCCGAGGCGGTGATCGGTGTCGTCGAGCGCGTCGGTCCCGCGGTGGCGAGCGTCTCGGTGGCGGCGCGCCGCGAGGGGGGCCCGGGGGCGGGCAGCGGCTCCGGCGTCCTCTTCACGCCCGACGGCTACCTGCTCACCAACGCCCACGTCGTGCGCGGCGCGAAGCGCGTCGGCGTCTCCCTGACGGACGGCAGCACGCTCGAGGCGTCGGTCGTGGGCGCCGACGAGCCCGCCGACCTCGCGGTCATCGCGGTCGACGGGGGCCGGCTTCCCTACGCCGAGCTGGGCAGCTCGGCGGCGCTCCGCGTCGGCCAGCTGGTGGTCGCGATCGGCAACCCGCTCGGCTTCAGCTCGACCGTGTCGGCGGGCGTGGTGAGCGCGCTCGGGCGCACCATGCGGGCCACCTCGGGGCGCCTGATGGAGGGCATCATCCAGAGCGACGTGGCCCTCAACCCGGGCAACTCGGGCGGGCCGCTGGTCGACAGCCGCGGGCGCGTCGTCGGCATCAACACGGCGATGATCCTGGGCGCCCAGGGCCTGAGCTTCAGCGTCCCGATCGACACCGCGAAGTGGGTCCTCGGGCAGCTCATGACCGTCGGCCGCGTGCGCCGCGGCCACCTCGGCATCGCCGGCCAGAACCGCCCGCTCGCGCGCAGCGCGGCCCGGCGGCTCGGGCTCGCGCAGGACGCGGGCGTCGAGGTGATGGGGGTCGAGCGCGGCGGCCCTGCGGCCGAGGCGGGCGTCGTGGCGGGCGACGTCATCGTGGCCGCGGACGGGGAGCCCGTCCGCAGCGTGGACGACCTGCACCGCCTGCTCGGCCGCTGGCCGCTCGCGGGCGCCCTCACGCTCCGGATCCTGCGCGACGGGGCGCTCGCGACGATCGAGGCGAGGCCGCGCGAGGCGCGCGGCTGA